A genomic stretch from Serratia entomophila includes:
- a CDS encoding VOC family protein — translation MQVQPYLFFSGNCEQAINFYVQQLDAKIEMVMRYKDMPEEARQQGSPEANPESIMHARLLIGGGVLMASDGCPEDGAAGSPHKGFALSLNPSDSDQGRALFEKLSQGGQVTMPYQPTFWAKGFGMLTDKFGVNWMINVE, via the coding sequence ATGCAAGTACAGCCCTATCTGTTTTTCAGCGGTAACTGTGAGCAGGCGATCAACTTCTACGTGCAGCAACTGGACGCCAAAATTGAAATGGTGATGCGCTATAAGGACATGCCCGAAGAGGCCAGGCAGCAAGGATCGCCGGAGGCCAATCCCGAATCGATCATGCATGCGCGCCTGTTAATTGGCGGCGGCGTGTTGATGGCTTCCGACGGTTGCCCTGAGGACGGCGCAGCCGGCTCGCCCCATAAAGGATTTGCACTGTCGCTCAACCCCAGCGACAGCGATCAAGGCCGGGCGCTGTTCGAAAAACTGTCGCAAGGCGGCCAGGTCACCATGCCATACCAACCCACCTTCTGGGCGAAGGGTTTCGGCATGTTGACCGACAAGTTCGGCGTAAACTGGATGATCAACGTGGAGTAA
- a CDS encoding sensor domain-containing diguanylate cyclase, giving the protein MTQQQPTPDAERPPHAKSSPLLFQAGVFVIIVALTLVLFSGWQIWNAHQRDLSSAEHESANLARSLAQHADDTFMQVDGNLLDLTERLQTDGIGQLQLQRLQRVMQSQVENLPQLHGLFIYDSQGRWLATSSGKFVANANNADREYFKYHQSHDVSSLYIGKVIHSRSTGDLIIPVSRRFNNPDGSFAGVVLATLYVDYFRKFYDGFALNTDASLNLLLADGTILYRRPYAISSIGKNISQGVLFREILPHSEVGNATISSLYDKVERIYGYSRVNRYPLVIAAGLSKQDALADWRNEAGLFTIGGLSLLGILLAMGWVLLRQIRHSVQTEAELMHTRDQLTTINQMLEELALLDGLTGLANRRQFDIALKNELTRASRNYRSVALLMLDIDCFKQYNDIYGHVAGDHCLQQIGQTLKGLARRSNDVLARYGGEEMGIILPDTDAQGALIFAERVINAVRELQIPHQGNPHGIVTISIGICAKVPHMYNDTPISFIDLADSALYEAKKQGKNRIHSS; this is encoded by the coding sequence ATGACTCAGCAGCAACCAACACCGGATGCCGAACGGCCGCCCCACGCTAAAAGCTCTCCGCTATTATTCCAGGCCGGCGTGTTTGTCATCATCGTTGCCTTAACGCTGGTTCTGTTCAGCGGCTGGCAAATCTGGAACGCGCATCAGCGCGATCTGAGCAGTGCCGAGCACGAATCGGCCAACCTTGCGCGCTCCCTGGCCCAGCACGCTGACGACACTTTCATGCAGGTCGACGGCAATCTGTTGGATCTGACCGAACGCCTGCAAACCGACGGTATCGGCCAGCTGCAGCTGCAGCGGCTGCAGCGGGTAATGCAGAGCCAGGTGGAGAATCTGCCGCAGTTGCACGGGCTGTTTATCTACGACTCGCAAGGCCGCTGGTTAGCCACCTCCTCGGGCAAGTTCGTCGCCAACGCCAACAATGCCGATCGCGAGTATTTCAAATATCATCAGAGCCACGATGTTAGCAGCCTGTACATCGGCAAAGTGATCCACAGCCGTTCTACCGGCGACCTGATCATTCCGGTTTCACGCCGCTTCAACAATCCGGACGGCAGCTTCGCCGGGGTAGTGCTGGCGACGCTGTACGTCGATTACTTCCGTAAATTCTACGACGGCTTCGCACTTAACACCGATGCCTCGCTAAACCTGCTGCTGGCGGACGGCACCATACTTTATCGCCGGCCCTACGCGATAAGTTCGATCGGCAAGAATATTTCCCAGGGCGTGCTGTTCCGTGAAATCCTGCCGCATTCAGAGGTCGGCAACGCGACCATCAGCTCGCTGTATGACAAGGTCGAGCGGATTTACGGCTACTCCCGGGTAAACCGCTACCCGCTGGTGATCGCGGCCGGTCTATCGAAACAGGACGCGCTGGCAGACTGGCGCAACGAGGCCGGCCTGTTCACCATCGGCGGGCTATCCCTGTTGGGCATTCTGCTGGCGATGGGATGGGTGCTGCTGCGGCAAATCAGGCACAGCGTGCAAACCGAAGCCGAGCTGATGCACACCCGCGATCAGTTGACTACCATCAATCAGATGTTGGAAGAGCTTGCGCTGCTGGATGGCCTAACCGGCCTGGCGAATCGCCGCCAGTTCGATATCGCCTTGAAAAATGAGCTGACGCGCGCCTCGCGCAACTACCGCAGCGTGGCGTTGCTGATGCTGGATATCGACTGTTTCAAGCAGTACAACGATATCTATGGCCACGTCGCCGGCGACCATTGCCTGCAGCAGATCGGGCAAACGTTGAAAGGCCTGGCCCGCCGCAGCAATGACGTGCTTGCGCGCTACGGCGGCGAGGAGATGGGCATTATCCTGCCGGATACCGATGCGCAGGGTGCGCTGATTTTTGCCGAGCGCGTCATCAACGCGGTGCGCGAACTGCAAATTCCGCATCAGGGCAATCCGCACGGCATTGTCACCATCAGCATCGGCATCTGCGCCAAAGTGCCGCATATGTATAACGATACGCCAATCAGCTTTATCGATCTGGCCGACAGCGCGTTATATGAGGCAAAGAAACAAGGCAAAAACCGCATCCACAGCAGTTGA